In Streptomyces venezuelae, the sequence GACTGCTCGCCGCCGAGCAGATTGCCCGCGCCGCGGATCTCCAGGTCCTTCATCGCCACGTACATGCCGGCGCCCATCTCGGTGTGCTGGGCGATCGTCGCGAGCCGCTCGTGCGCGGTCTCCGTCAGCGGCTTCTCCGGCGGGTACAGGAAGTACGCGTACCCGCGCTCGCGGCCGCGCCCGACGCGGCCGCGCAGCTGGTGCAGCTGGCTGAGGCCGAAGTTGTCGCCGCGCTCCACGATCAGGGTGTTGGCGTTGGAGATGTCGATGCCCGACTCGACGATGGTGGTGGAGACGAGCACGTCGAACTTCTTCTCCCAGAAGTCCACGACGACCTGCTCCAGGGCCTGCTCCGACATCTGGCCGTGGGCCGTCGCGATCCGCGCCTCGGGCACGATCTCACGCAGCTTCGCGGCCGCCCGGTCGATGGACTCGACCCGGTTGTGGATGTAGAAGCACTGGCCCTCGCGCAGCAGCTCGCGGCGGACGGCCGCGCCGATCTGCTTCTCCTCGTACGGCCCGACGAAGGTGAGCACCGGGTGCCGCTCCTCCGGCGGGGTGGTGATCGTCGACATCTCGCGGATGCCGGTCACCGCCATCTCCAGGGTGCGCGGGATCGGCGTCGCGGACATCGTGAGCACGTCCACGTTGGCGCGGAGCTTCTTCAGCTGCTCCTTGTGCTCCACGCCGAAGCGCTGCTCCTCGTCGACGATGACCAGGCCCAGGTCCTTGAACCGGGTCTCCTGGGAGAACAGCCGGTGCGTGCCGATGACCACGTCCACCGAGCCCTCCTTCAGCCCCTCCAGGGTGGCCTTGGACTCGGTCTCGCTCTGGAACCGCGAGAGCGCCTTCACCTTGACGGGGAACTGGCTGTAGCGCTCGGAGAAGGTGCCGAAGTGCTGCTGCACGAGCAGGGTGGTCGGGACCAGGACGGCGACCTGCTTGCCGTCCTGCACCGCCTTGAACGCGGCGCGCACGGCGATCTCGGTCTTGCCGTAACCCACGTCGCCGCAGATCAGCCGGTCCATGGGGACGGACTTCTCCATGTCCTCCTTGACCTCGGCGATGGTGGTGAGCTGGTCGGGCGTCTCCGCGTACGGGAAGGCGTCCTCCAGCTCCCGCTGCCAGGGGGTGTCCGGCCCGAACGTGTGGCCGGGGGCCGCCATGCGCGCGCTGTACAGCTTGATGAGGTCGGCGGCGATCTCCTTGACCGCCTTCTTCGCGCGCGCCTTGGTCTTGGTCCAGTCGGCGCCGCCGAGCCGGTGCAGGGTCGGGGCCTCGCCGCCCACGTACTTGGTGACCTGCTCCAGCTGGTCGGTGGGGATGTAGAGCCGGTCGCCGGGCTGCCCGCGCTTGGCCGGCGCGTACTCCACCAGCAGGTACTCACGGGTGGCGCCCTGCACCGTGCGCTGGACCATCTCGACGTAGCGGCCCACGCCGTGCTGCTCGTGGACGATGTAGTCGCCGGCCTCCAGGGTCAGCGGGTCGATGGTCTTGCGGCGCCGGGTCGGCATCCGGCCGAGGTCCTTGGTGGCGGTGCGCTGACCGGTCAGGTCGGTCTCGGTGAGGACGGCCAGGCGCAGCACCGGGTCGACGAAGCCGTTGTCGAGCGAACCGCAGGCGACGTGCACCAGGCTCGGCTCCAGCACCCGCAGTTCCGGCTCCAGCCGGGCCGCGATGCCCTCGCCGCCGAGCACCTCGACGGTACGGGCGGCCGGGCCGTGGCCCTCGGTGAGGTAGACGGTGTGCCAGCCGTCGGCGATCCAGCCCTTGGTGTCGGCCAGTGCCCGGGCGGTGTCGCCGCGGTAGGCCTCCGGGGCGTGCATGCCGAGCTTGAGGGTGTCGCTGCCGCCCGCGCTCTCGTCGGCGGCGAAGGGGGACACGGACCACCACATCATGCCCAGCTCGCGGGCCCGGTCGCGGACGTCCGCGATCCCGCGCAGCGAGGCCGCGCCGACGTCGATGGGGGCCTCGCCGCCGCCCGCGGTGGCCGCCCAGGACGCCATCAGGAACTCCTGGCTCGTCGCCACGAGGTCGGCGGCCCGGGTCCGGACCCGCTCCGGGTCGCAGACCACGGCCATCGACCCGGCCGGCAGCACGTCGATCAGCAGTTCCATCTCGTCGACGAGGACCGGGGCGAGGGACTCCATGCCCTCCACCGCGATCCCCTCGGCGATCTTGTGCAGCAGTTCGCCGAGCTCGGGGTGCGCCTCGGCGAGGGCCGCCGCCCGCTCCCGTACCGCGTCGGTCAGCAGCAGCTCACGGCAGGGCGGGGCCCACAGCCCGTGCTCGGCGATCTCCAGGGAACGCTGGTCGGCGACCTTGAAGT encodes:
- the mfd gene encoding transcription-repair coupling factor, which encodes MSLHGLLDAVTRDAALAEAVGAAGDGKRMHVDLVGPAAARPFAIAALARQTGRTVLAVTATGREAEDLAAALRSLLPPDEVVDYPSWETLPHERLSPRSDTMGRRLAVLRRLVHPSKDDPAAGPVSVLVAPIRSVLQPQVKGLGDLVPVSLRHGGAADLGEVTEALAAAAYARVELVEKRGEFAVRGGILDVFPPTEEHPLRIEFWGDEVEEIRYFKVADQRSLEIAEHGLWAPPCRELLLTDAVRERAAALAEAHPELGELLHKIAEGIAVEGMESLAPVLVDEMELLIDVLPAGSMAVVCDPERVRTRAADLVATSQEFLMASWAATAGGGEAPIDVGAASLRGIADVRDRARELGMMWWSVSPFAADESAGGSDTLKLGMHAPEAYRGDTARALADTKGWIADGWHTVYLTEGHGPAARTVEVLGGEGIAARLEPELRVLEPSLVHVACGSLDNGFVDPVLRLAVLTETDLTGQRTATKDLGRMPTRRRKTIDPLTLEAGDYIVHEQHGVGRYVEMVQRTVQGATREYLLVEYAPAKRGQPGDRLYIPTDQLEQVTKYVGGEAPTLHRLGGADWTKTKARAKKAVKEIAADLIKLYSARMAAPGHTFGPDTPWQRELEDAFPYAETPDQLTTIAEVKEDMEKSVPMDRLICGDVGYGKTEIAVRAAFKAVQDGKQVAVLVPTTLLVQQHFGTFSERYSQFPVKVKALSRFQSETESKATLEGLKEGSVDVVIGTHRLFSQETRFKDLGLVIVDEEQRFGVEHKEQLKKLRANVDVLTMSATPIPRTLEMAVTGIREMSTITTPPEERHPVLTFVGPYEEKQIGAAVRRELLREGQCFYIHNRVESIDRAAAKLREIVPEARIATAHGQMSEQALEQVVVDFWEKKFDVLVSTTIVESGIDISNANTLIVERGDNFGLSQLHQLRGRVGRGRERGYAYFLYPPEKPLTETAHERLATIAQHTEMGAGMYVAMKDLEIRGAGNLLGGEQSGHIAGVGFDLYIRMVGEAVADYRAAVEGGVEEEPPLEVKIELPVDAHVPHDYAPGERLRLQAYRSIASATSEADIKAVREELTDRYGKLPEPVENLLLVAGLRMLARACGVGDITLQGNNVRFGPVELRESQELRLKRLYPGTVLKPATAQVLVPRPKAGKIGGKPVVGRELLAWTGEFLTTILGS